The Zerene cesonia ecotype Mississippi chromosome 29, Zerene_cesonia_1.1, whole genome shotgun sequence genome includes a region encoding these proteins:
- the LOC119837964 gene encoding 5-hydroxytryptamine receptor 1-like — MAAPNNSHYPRPSFVTLSSCLLTLVSLVSQADLAFATFDFNSTLSGVNISNPNSTLNWSFYDNNATVVNHSHIKHSKYSTLVTVLLAAIFMIVIFTTIVGNILVCVAVCLVRKLRRPSNYLIVSLAVSDLCVAIMVMPVAMVYDLMGSWPFGPVICDFWVSSDVLSCAASILNLCMISVDRYYAITKPLEYGVKRTPRRMLFCVFIVWMSAAFISLPPVLILGNEKTETSCSVSQNQGYQIYATFGSFYLPLTVMVVVYYKIFSAARKIVKDEKRAQSHLETHCYLEINVKNGGATEAKLLGNQPTQNPTRGSTASTNTTCSMDKAENTIGRCFSSRKSNESQCPMLQPPKTPTKPIHTINRPGQRDPTPENKEQSKENKRRQSNENNQKLSTSRIRSSLSTFAQKSHIAKDLLHPSNSPHQKKLRFHLAKERKASTTLGIIMSAFIICWLPFFVLALIRPFVNEDTIPDAVSALFLWLGYINSLLNPIIYATLNRDFRKPFQEILFFRCSNLNHMMREEFYHSQYGGPEQHYCVNNSSKIQNYDEGVEIVSAVDREETRATESFL, encoded by the exons ATGGCGGCTCCAAATAACTCACACTATCCACGGCCTAGCTTTGTTACTTTATCTTCGTGTCTTCTAACACTCGTATCTTTAGTATCGCAAGCAGACTTGGCGTTCGCCACATTCGATTTCAATTCAACTTTATCAGGAGTCAATATTAGCAACCCAAATTCGACGCTCAACTGGTCCTTCTACGATAATAACGCGACCGTTGTGAATCATTCGCACATAAAACATTCTAAGTATTCGACCCTAGTAACAGTTCTTTTGGCGGCAATTTTTATGATCGTCATTTTTACAACCATAGTTGGCAATATTTTAGTTTGCGTCGCCGTTTGCTTAGTTAGAAAACTGAGAAGACCGAGCAATTACTTGATCGTTTCTTTAGCGGTAAGCGATCTTTGTGTTGCTATTATGGTAATGCCGGTAGCGATGGTTTATGATTTAATGGGCTCGTGGCCTTTTGGACCTGTAATTTGCGATTTTTGGGTATCCAGTGACGTCTTGTCGTGCGCAGCGAGCATCCTCAATCTTTGTATGATATCCGTAGACCGTTATTATGCTATTACTAAGCCTTTAGAATATGGGGTGAAAAGAACGCCTAGAAGAATGCTTTTCTGCGTTTTCATTGTGTGGATGAGTGCTGCTTTCATATCGCTTCCACCAGTTTTAATATTAGGGAATGAGAAAACAGAGACTTCGTGCTCAGTGTCACAGAATCAGGGCTATCAGATTTACGCTACATTTGGTTCATTTTATCTGCCCCTCACTGTTATGGTGGTTGTATACTACAAGATATTTAGCGCCGCcagaaaaattgtaaaagacGAAAAACGAGCCCAGTCTCATTTAGAAACACATTGTTATTTGGAaatcaatgttaaaaatgGCGGGGCGACAGAAGCTAAACTTCTGGGAAATCAACCAACGCAAAATCCTACGCGAGGTTCAACAGCCAGCACAAATACAAct TGCAGTATGGATAAAGCAGAAAACACAATAGGAAGGTGTTTTTCGAGTAGAAAATCAAACGAATCACAATGTCCTATGTTGCAACCACCAAAGACGCCAACCAAACCAATACACACGATAAACCGACCAGGTCAAAGAGATCCAACGCcagaaaataaagaacaaaGCAAGGAAAACAAACGAAGGCAGTCCAATGAAAACAATCAAAAACTAAGTACTAGTAGAATTCGCTCGTCACTATCAACATTTGCTCAAAAGAGTCACATCGCTAAGGATCTTTTGCACCCATCTAATTCTCCGCATCAGAAGAAACTTCGTTTTCATCTGGCAAAAGAACGCAAGGCATCCACAACTCTTGGCATCATTATGTCAGCTTTCATTATATGCTGGCTGCCTTTCTTCGTGCTTGCCTTAATAAGGCCGTTTGTTAATGAAGACACGATCCCGGACGCAGTAAGTGCACTCTTCTTGTGGCTCGGCTACATAAATAGCCTTCTAAATCCAATAATTTATGCGACTTTAAATAGAGATTTTAGAAAGCCGTTCCAGGAAATTCTGTTCTTTAGATGTTCTAATTTGAACCATATGATGCGCGAGGAATTCTACCATAGTCAGTATGGAGGTCCAGAGCAGCATTACTGTGTAAATAATTCatctaaaattcaaaattacgATGAAGGCGTCGAAATCGTTTCGGCTGTAGACAGGGAGGAAACGCGGGCTACGGAGAGCTTTCTATGA